The Akkermansia sp. N21116 genome includes a region encoding these proteins:
- a CDS encoding glycoside hydrolase domain-containing protein — protein MYQSLISLTLCCTWIAGAADTGITNAFEDLKHQGTIREEDSPMRVGASTEAMEALIQSEPEAQWFCFPDQREMALRDSRILPKRWADMSSLRRGVLTLKASPGEYFVYQLGLFAARADMKDVSVEFSPLKNDEGQEISPRGMTCFNAGGVDVYGKPFHRAVNVVRGNLQSLWIGVDIPDSAFGPYKGTVTITPRRGLSRTVAVTLDVQGLPVQAHGDDEGYRMSRLRWLNSSIGHGDKPTAPYTPLAVIPSESGTDIQYLGGVLRLGRNGLPSMARTFYNEANTLIPRVQNDILADSMRLVVETDKGPVTWTSGELKVARESDGKVVWTAQSVGSGMELICTGTFEFDGFSDIRLNLKSDRDLDVKDVRLEVPFTEYASKYFMGLGRRGGFFPEKGIDWKWNVEKKHQDSFWIGNVNAGMRMLFKGDGYKRPLVNVYYKYGRLRLPESWGNGGEGGIRIAPDGKGKVLAGIFTGPRTLKAGKSLDFNMELLITPVKPLDWKHQVEERYYHSNSDVSSEYVKAARDKGANIINIHHKKDIYPFINYPYYDASVGDLKSFIGQAHQEGLKVKAYYTTREISIKIPEIWAMRSLGGEIIMDGPGKDATTVTNPKGPDKWLVDNFGTHFVPAWHNAFNHGKYAGEMDLSVLTTPDSRWNNYYLEGLDWMVRNIGLDGIYIDDSALDRESMKRGRRVLDADGKRRSVDMHSWNHMNAWAGYANSLLIYADLFPFIDRLWIGEGFSPNSSPDFWMVEISGIPFGIMSETLNSHNYWRGMIHGMTPRLGWSGDPSSIWKIYDALNMAEARMLGYWNPSCPVIASSPDVKATAYVMKDKALVVLANWTNKDVDTVLTLDAGKLGFVPGKASLPDMPGIQNMEASIDLSSPLSLKGGKGMFILLEK, from the coding sequence ATGTATCAATCTCTGATCTCTTTGACATTGTGCTGTACCTGGATAGCGGGTGCGGCCGACACCGGTATTACCAATGCCTTCGAGGATTTGAAGCACCAGGGGACGATTCGCGAGGAAGATTCCCCGATGCGAGTGGGTGCTTCTACGGAGGCCATGGAGGCTCTTATACAAAGCGAACCGGAAGCGCAATGGTTCTGTTTTCCGGATCAACGGGAAATGGCATTGCGAGATTCCCGGATATTGCCGAAGAGGTGGGCGGATATGTCTTCTTTGCGGCGTGGTGTCTTGACGCTAAAGGCTAGTCCCGGGGAGTATTTTGTCTATCAGCTTGGTTTGTTTGCAGCTCGTGCTGACATGAAGGACGTTAGCGTCGAGTTTTCTCCACTGAAGAATGACGAGGGACAGGAAATTTCCCCCAGAGGGATGACGTGTTTCAATGCCGGCGGCGTGGATGTCTACGGAAAACCGTTTCATCGTGCCGTCAATGTCGTCCGGGGAAACCTTCAATCGTTATGGATCGGTGTGGATATCCCGGATAGCGCTTTTGGCCCATACAAGGGGACGGTGACAATTACTCCCCGACGAGGGCTATCCCGAACGGTCGCCGTGACGTTGGATGTCCAGGGGCTCCCGGTTCAGGCGCATGGAGATGACGAAGGGTACCGGATGTCCCGCTTGCGTTGGTTGAATTCTTCTATCGGACACGGAGATAAACCGACGGCTCCTTATACTCCGCTGGCGGTCATACCTTCTGAGAGCGGGACTGATATCCAGTATTTGGGCGGAGTCCTGAGGCTGGGACGGAATGGACTGCCTTCCATGGCCCGGACTTTCTACAATGAGGCCAACACGCTCATCCCTCGGGTGCAGAACGATATTCTTGCCGATAGTATGCGCCTGGTTGTTGAAACCGACAAGGGACCGGTGACGTGGACTTCCGGAGAACTCAAAGTGGCCCGGGAATCGGACGGCAAAGTTGTATGGACGGCTCAATCGGTTGGCAGCGGAATGGAATTGATCTGTACGGGGACATTCGAATTCGACGGTTTTTCCGATATCCGGTTGAATTTGAAGTCCGATCGCGATTTGGACGTCAAGGATGTCCGTCTCGAAGTACCGTTTACGGAATATGCTTCCAAATATTTCATGGGGCTGGGGCGACGGGGGGGATTTTTCCCTGAAAAGGGAATTGATTGGAAGTGGAATGTAGAGAAAAAACATCAGGATTCCTTTTGGATCGGTAATGTGAATGCGGGAATGCGCATGCTTTTCAAGGGGGATGGTTATAAACGACCTCTCGTCAACGTGTATTACAAGTATGGGCGACTGAGACTTCCGGAATCTTGGGGTAACGGAGGCGAGGGAGGGATCAGGATTGCTCCGGATGGCAAGGGGAAGGTTCTGGCCGGGATTTTCACGGGACCGCGTACGCTTAAGGCTGGTAAATCGCTTGATTTCAATATGGAATTGTTAATAACCCCCGTGAAACCCCTCGACTGGAAACACCAGGTGGAGGAACGGTATTATCACAGTAATTCCGACGTCAGCTCCGAGTATGTAAAGGCCGCCCGAGACAAAGGGGCAAATATCATCAACATCCACCACAAAAAGGACATTTATCCCTTTATTAACTACCCCTACTACGATGCGTCTGTCGGAGATCTCAAATCCTTCATCGGGCAAGCTCATCAGGAAGGACTGAAGGTTAAAGCTTATTATACCACCCGCGAAATCAGCATCAAAATCCCCGAAATATGGGCTATGCGCAGCCTAGGTGGAGAGATAATCATGGACGGCCCCGGCAAGGATGCTACGACGGTGACAAACCCCAAAGGACCGGACAAGTGGCTCGTAGACAATTTCGGGACGCATTTTGTCCCGGCTTGGCACAATGCCTTCAACCACGGTAAATATGCGGGAGAAATGGATCTTTCCGTTCTGACAACTCCGGATTCCCGGTGGAACAATTATTATCTGGAGGGGCTCGATTGGATGGTTCGTAACATTGGCCTGGACGGTATCTACATCGACGACAGCGCTCTTGACCGCGAGTCCATGAAGCGTGGCCGCAGAGTGCTGGATGCGGACGGCAAACGCCGTTCCGTGGACATGCACAGTTGGAACCACATGAATGCCTGGGCCGGCTATGCCAACTCTCTGTTGATCTATGCCGATCTGTTTCCGTTTATTGATCGCCTGTGGATCGGGGAAGGATTTTCTCCTAACAGTTCTCCCGACTTCTGGATGGTGGAAATCTCGGGTATCCCGTTCGGCATCATGAGTGAAACTCTCAACAGCCATAATTACTGGCGGGGTATGATCCACGGTATGACTCCGCGCCTGGGATGGAGCGGAGATCCTTCGTCCATCTGGAAAATCTACGATGCCTTGAACATGGCGGAGGCGAGGATGCTGGGCTACTGGAATCCCTCTTGTCCGGTCATTGCCTCATCTCCCGATGTCAAAGCAACGGCATATGTGATGAAGGACAAGGCTCTGGTTGTCCTGGCCAACTGGACGAACAAGGATGTGGATACGGTCCTGACGCTGGATGCCGGGAAACTGGGTTTTGTACCCGGTAAGGCATCCCTGCCCGATATGCCAGGGATTCAGAATATGGAAGCCTCCATTGACTTGTCTTCTCCCCTGTCCTTGAAGGGTGGTAAGGGGATGTTCATTCTTTTGGAAAAATAG
- a CDS encoding glycosyltransferase family 10: MNPASLLEGKPKIAFADFWPNFDPRRNILSFILQTRLNAVLEDDPSHADVLIYSVFGDSHRSFRGTKVFYTGESLMPLWNECDYALTFMRDGSGAPERHFRLPHWMFCNYILNSGRIEQFPNDSKSLVLRHRKFCNFVYSNGKASERILFLKTLSRYRHVDCAGKCMNNMGISASDKLEFCSGYKFTIAFENYPSRGYVTEKLTDALAAGSLPIYWGAPDVIQDFNPRRFVHARDFRNFDELSDYIRYLDQNEEAYLSYFREPIFTKGQMNIGNYKAEIEAFFRHLISTGSIRATTPGPPFISEGFILHNYPMMPRYDDGKPWLNEVKDPGLPSDASGEKPFRIAACISSYKRVEDFLRQILCMMHQSYPHLHVFAALKGVPPSVAEELVFPYVQPFIDAKKLTLRLFPNKDQLSNFLDTVKDIDISGYDLFAKIDDDDFYCPDYMRHISDFHATLPEGYSSWYRAGGYALKRSDGIPILCRTNPLCTGAAQVMSARIIQELLILEKNPGLLTTMLEKCRRQTGFGSIGFAEDQLFKSLMIDYGCGNIAPFLERRGIRQHLIIQHSNSSVMRGGMLSQEFRQCNRIPNDEINHELIVDLIHDKWTSSARLFQGRAKRLDNSQEEADIVSSSPLEISLKWDHWGTETFTQETPGRYRLQQ, from the coding sequence ATGAATCCTGCATCTTTATTGGAAGGAAAACCGAAAATCGCCTTTGCCGATTTCTGGCCCAATTTCGATCCTCGCCGTAACATACTTTCCTTCATCCTCCAAACCCGGTTGAATGCCGTGCTTGAAGATGATCCCTCACATGCGGATGTCCTGATCTATTCCGTCTTTGGCGACAGTCACCGCTCTTTCCGGGGGACCAAGGTCTTCTATACGGGAGAATCACTCATGCCCCTGTGGAACGAATGCGACTATGCATTGACGTTCATGCGCGATGGAAGTGGAGCACCGGAGCGGCATTTTCGTCTACCCCATTGGATGTTCTGCAACTATATCCTGAATTCGGGCAGGATTGAACAATTTCCAAATGATTCGAAATCTCTTGTCCTCCGGCATCGAAAGTTTTGCAACTTTGTCTATTCCAACGGAAAAGCCAGTGAACGCATCCTCTTTCTGAAAACGCTGTCACGATACAGACATGTCGATTGTGCAGGCAAATGCATGAATAATATGGGAATATCCGCATCAGACAAACTCGAATTCTGTTCCGGATACAAATTTACAATCGCTTTCGAGAATTACCCTTCTCGCGGGTATGTCACCGAAAAACTTACCGATGCTTTGGCGGCCGGGAGCCTTCCGATCTACTGGGGAGCTCCAGACGTCATCCAGGATTTCAATCCCAGGAGATTTGTCCACGCACGGGATTTTCGCAACTTCGACGAATTGTCCGATTACATCCGTTACTTGGATCAGAATGAAGAAGCCTATCTATCCTATTTTCGGGAACCGATTTTTACGAAAGGACAAATGAACATAGGGAATTACAAGGCTGAAATAGAAGCTTTTTTCCGGCATTTGATCTCCACTGGTTCAATCCGAGCAACAACGCCAGGGCCACCTTTTATCTCCGAAGGTTTCATTCTCCATAACTATCCCATGATGCCCAGATATGACGACGGCAAACCATGGCTCAACGAGGTTAAAGATCCCGGACTACCATCGGATGCCTCCGGCGAAAAACCGTTCCGCATCGCGGCGTGTATCTCCTCCTACAAACGAGTAGAGGATTTTTTAAGGCAGATTTTATGCATGATGCACCAGAGTTATCCCCATTTGCATGTCTTCGCCGCCTTAAAAGGAGTACCGCCATCAGTAGCGGAAGAATTGGTATTTCCGTATGTCCAGCCTTTCATTGATGCAAAGAAATTGACGTTGCGTCTGTTTCCCAACAAGGATCAGCTTTCCAATTTCCTCGATACGGTGAAAGACATCGATATTTCCGGTTACGACTTGTTCGCCAAAATCGATGACGATGATTTCTACTGCCCGGACTACATGCGTCACATCAGCGATTTTCATGCAACTCTGCCGGAAGGGTATTCAAGCTGGTACCGGGCGGGAGGATATGCTCTTAAGAGATCGGACGGAATTCCCATTCTGTGCCGGACAAATCCATTATGTACCGGAGCTGCCCAGGTCATGTCGGCGCGTATCATCCAGGAATTGTTAATTCTGGAAAAGAATCCCGGCCTGTTGACTACAATGTTGGAAAAATGCCGGAGACAAACCGGATTTGGATCCATCGGTTTCGCCGAGGATCAGTTGTTCAAGTCTCTCATGATAGATTACGGTTGCGGCAACATCGCTCCCTTCCTGGAACGCCGGGGCATTCGGCAACACCTCATCATTCAGCATAGTAACTCATCTGTCATGAGAGGAGGAATGCTCTCCCAGGAATTCCGGCAATGCAATCGGATTCCAAATGATGAAATAAACCATGAACTCATTGTCGATCTGATCCACGACAAATGGACCTCTAGTGCAAGACTATTTCAAGGAAGGGCAAAAAGACTGGATAACTCTCAGGAGGAAGCGGATATTGTATCCTCCTCTCCTCTCGAGATTTCCCTGAAATGGGACCATTGGGGCACGGAGACTTTCACGCAAGAGACACCGGGGAGATACAGGCTACAACAATAA